The following coding sequences lie in one Miscanthus floridulus cultivar M001 chromosome 9, ASM1932011v1, whole genome shotgun sequence genomic window:
- the LOC136479400 gene encoding uncharacterized protein: MIGLFKNASGRFRWVYVAIDKFSKLIEYKPLVQSTAKKAVELLDDIIDRFRLPNNIITDLGSTFTGSDFWDFCEDHCISVKYVSITHPRANGQVERANGMITDALKKRLYEKDQKHLGKWLRELPAMVWGLRTQHSRNTEVSPYYLVFESEAVLLADVAFRAPRVENYDEEQNNLAQQNYVDRLKEERLVTCVRTAKYLDSLRKYYNCNVQERSFVVGDMVLHRKQKTNRMHKLSSPWEGPYIVKAVI; the protein is encoded by the coding sequence atgatcgggcttTTCAAGAATGCCTCAGGTAGATTCCGATGGGTTTATGTCGctattgacaaattctccaagttgATTGAGTACAAGCCACTCGTCCAGTCTACAGCAAAAAAAGCAGTAGAGCTACTCGACGACATCATCGATAGGTTTCGGCTGCCAAACAACATAATCACTGACCTCGGTTCTACATTTACCGGCAGCGACTTTTGGGATTTTTGCGAGGATCATTGCATCTCCGTCAAGTATGTATCAATCACGCACCCCAGGGCTAATGGCCAGGTTGAGCGAGCGAACGGCATGATTACAGACGCCCTGAAGAAGAGGTTATACGAGAAGGACCAGAAACATCTaggcaaatggctaagagagttgccggctatggtctggggactaagGACCCAGCACAGTCGCAACACCGAAGTCTCCCCCTACTACTTGGTGTTCGAATCAGAGGCTGTATTACTTGCCGATGTTGCTTTCCGAGCACCAAGGGTAGAGAACTACGATGAGGAGCAGAATAATCTAGCTCAGCAAAATTATGTCGATCGACTCAAAGAAGAACGCTTGGTCACATGTGTTCGGACGGCCAAGTACCTGGACAGTCTACGAAAGTACTATAACTGCAATGTCCAGGAGCGCTCCTTTGTGGTCGGCGACATGGTACTCCACAGGAAACAGAAGACCAACAGGATGCACAAACTATCTTCACCTTGGGAGGGCCCATACATCGTCAAGGCCGTGATCTAG